In Gemmatimonadales bacterium, a single window of DNA contains:
- a CDS encoding DUF1330 domain-containing protein: MPAYVVADVEVTDPAAFAEYVERGPAVVAAHGGTYLARGGAVASLEGDWAPRRLTIIRFDSVAQARAWIESAEYRPLRRIRQKAARSKILVVEGI, translated from the coding sequence ATGCCCGCGTACGTCGTTGCCGATGTGGAGGTCACGGACCCCGCGGCGTTTGCGGAGTACGTGGAGCGCGGCCCCGCCGTCGTGGCGGCGCACGGTGGCACCTACCTCGCACGAGGCGGAGCCGTCGCGTCGCTCGAGGGCGACTGGGCGCCCAGGCGGTTGACGATCATCAGGTTCGACTCCGTCGCCCAGGCCAGGGCCTGGATCGAGTCGGCCGAGTACCGCCCGCTGCGGCGCATCAGGCAGAAGGCCGCCAGGTCGAAAATCCTCGTCGTCGAAGGGATCTGA
- a CDS encoding alcohol dehydrogenase catalytic domain-containing protein: protein MRAIRYHGPRQPLRLESVPKPAPRPGEVLVRVTAAGICHTELHFLSGLLNLGVQPLTLGHEVVGVVEETGAGVESATAGDRVIVYYYVGCGRCAHCLVGEENLCDALVAEYGFVADGGFAEYAVVPARNAVRLPPGIADEAAAPIGCGVTTAVHAAALARLAAGDVALVYGVGAVAFGLIQLARLSGAEVIAVSRTPAKLEKARALGAAHVLNGNDGKVAERVREITRGHGADVVFEQVATKETMAASTAALAKRGRLVFIGYSEDSYTVHPIQLVITEASVTGAVGNTLAELVRAVDLVAAGKVKTVVDRILPLGEFQKGIDALQKGQLIGRAVLKP from the coding sequence ATGCGCGCGATTCGCTATCACGGTCCCCGGCAGCCCCTCCGCCTCGAGAGCGTGCCCAAGCCCGCCCCCAGGCCCGGCGAGGTGCTGGTGCGCGTCACGGCGGCCGGCATCTGCCACACCGAGCTGCACTTCCTGAGCGGGCTCCTCAATCTGGGCGTCCAACCCCTGACGCTCGGCCACGAGGTGGTGGGCGTGGTCGAGGAGACGGGCGCCGGCGTCGAGAGCGCCACGGCCGGCGACCGCGTCATCGTCTACTACTACGTGGGCTGCGGGCGCTGCGCGCACTGCCTGGTGGGCGAGGAGAACCTGTGCGACGCGCTCGTGGCGGAGTACGGGTTCGTCGCCGACGGCGGCTTCGCGGAGTATGCCGTGGTGCCGGCGCGGAACGCCGTGCGCCTGCCGCCGGGCATCGCCGACGAGGCCGCGGCGCCGATCGGCTGCGGCGTGACGACCGCGGTGCACGCCGCAGCGCTGGCGCGGCTCGCGGCGGGCGACGTGGCGCTGGTCTACGGCGTGGGCGCCGTGGCCTTCGGCCTGATCCAGCTGGCCCGGCTCTCGGGCGCGGAGGTGATCGCGGTCTCGCGCACGCCCGCCAAGCTGGAGAAGGCCCGGGCGCTCGGTGCCGCGCACGTCCTGAACGGCAACGACGGGAAGGTGGCCGAGCGGGTGCGGGAGATCACGCGCGGCCACGGCGCCGACGTCGTCTTCGAGCAGGTGGCGACGAAGGAGACGATGGCGGCCTCGACGGCGGCGCTCGCCAAGCGCGGCCGGCTGGTGTTCATCGGCTACTCGGAGGACAGCTACACGGTGCACCCGATCCAGCTGGTGATCACCGAGGCGAGCGTCACCGGGGCGGTGGGGAACACCCTGGCGGAGCTGGTGCGGGCCGTGGACCTCGTGGCGGCGGGGAAGGTGAAGACGGTCGTGGACCGCATCCTGCCCCTCGGCGAGTTCCAGAAGGGGATCGATGCGCTGCAGAAGGGGCAGTTGATCGGTCGAGCGGTGCTGAAGCCCTAG
- the mtnA gene encoding S-methyl-5-thioribose-1-phosphate isomerase has protein sequence MSPHPLGWTPERRLALLDQTLLPGEERWIAVDTVAGVVEAIAALRVRGAPAIGIAAAMGLVASLRASAGASRADFLAMVERDAAAIGAARPTAVNLSWAMARMVRRARAAQGDAAAVLAALEVEAQAIWDEDRESCRRMAEHGQRVLHPRPMGAPAGGTPGAGAAGAGGDAPVNVLTHCNTGFLATGGVGTALGIVHLAVEQGRRVHVWVDETRPLLQGSRLTAWELGKAGIPHTVIADGVAASVMAAGRVDVVLVGADRIAANGDAANKAGTYALAVAARHHSVPFYVVAPTSSFDPACRSGDAIPIEQRAGAEVTRVLGRQSAPERSPAYNPAFDVTPAALIAGWVTERGILQPPF, from the coding sequence ATGAGCCCGCACCCGCTCGGCTGGACGCCCGAGCGCCGCCTCGCCCTCCTCGATCAGACCCTCCTGCCGGGCGAGGAGCGCTGGATCGCCGTCGACACCGTCGCGGGCGTGGTGGAGGCCATCGCCGCGCTGCGGGTGCGGGGCGCCCCGGCGATCGGGATCGCCGCCGCGATGGGCCTCGTGGCGTCGCTGCGCGCCAGCGCGGGAGCGAGCCGCGCCGACTTCCTCGCGATGGTGGAGCGGGACGCCGCCGCGATCGGGGCCGCGCGCCCCACGGCGGTGAACCTCTCCTGGGCCATGGCCCGGATGGTCCGCCGCGCCCGGGCGGCGCAGGGCGATGCCGCCGCCGTGCTGGCCGCGCTGGAGGTGGAAGCGCAGGCCATCTGGGACGAAGACCGCGAGTCCTGCCGGCGCATGGCCGAGCACGGGCAGCGGGTGCTGCACCCCCGCCCGATGGGCGCGCCGGCCGGCGGGACGCCGGGGGCGGGGGCCGCAGGCGCGGGCGGCGATGCGCCGGTCAACGTCCTCACGCACTGCAACACCGGCTTCCTCGCGACGGGCGGCGTGGGCACCGCGCTGGGCATCGTGCACCTCGCCGTCGAGCAGGGCCGGCGGGTGCACGTCTGGGTGGACGAGACGCGGCCGCTGCTGCAGGGCAGCCGGCTCACCGCCTGGGAGCTGGGCAAGGCGGGGATCCCCCACACCGTCATCGCCGACGGCGTGGCGGCGAGCGTGATGGCGGCCGGCCGGGTGGACGTGGTGCTGGTGGGCGCGGACCGGATCGCCGCGAACGGTGACGCGGCCAACAAGGCCGGGACGTACGCGCTCGCCGTCGCCGCACGTCACCACAGCGTGCCGTTCTACGTGGTGGCGCCGACCTCGTCGTTCGATCCCGCCTGCCGCTCGGGCGACGCGATTCCGATCGAGCAGCGCGCGGGGGCCGAGGTCACCCGGGTCCTCGGCCGGCAGAGTGCGCCGGAGCGCAGCCCGGCGTACAACCCGGCGTTCGACGTCACTCCCGCGGCGTTGATCGCGGGCTGGGTGACGGAGCGCGGAATCCTGCAGCCGCCGTTCTGA
- a CDS encoding enoyl-CoA hydratase-related protein produces MNFDSLLVAVADGVATLTVNRPDKLNALNDRVVSELHQAAVALKQAPDVRGVVLTGAGPKAFVAGADIGDLARQGVLQGRERSLTGQAMLRAFEAMGKPVLAAVNGYCLGGGCELAMACHVRIASENAKFGQPEVKLGITPGYGGTQRLPRIVGRGNALHLLLTGEQIGAAEALRIGLVSRVVPADQLLAEADRLMRTILANGPLALRLTMEAVDRGLDVTLEEGLRLEADAFGLVAATDDMKEGLTAFLEKRPAKFQGK; encoded by the coding sequence ATGAACTTCGACAGCCTGCTCGTCGCGGTCGCCGACGGCGTCGCCACGCTGACCGTGAACCGCCCCGACAAGCTCAACGCCCTGAACGACCGGGTCGTGAGCGAGCTGCACCAGGCCGCCGTGGCCCTGAAGCAGGCGCCGGACGTGCGCGGCGTCGTCCTCACCGGCGCGGGCCCCAAGGCGTTCGTCGCGGGCGCGGACATCGGCGACCTCGCACGGCAGGGCGTGCTCCAGGGCCGCGAGCGCTCGCTCACCGGCCAGGCCATGCTGCGCGCCTTCGAGGCGATGGGCAAGCCGGTGCTCGCCGCGGTCAACGGCTACTGCCTGGGCGGCGGCTGCGAGCTGGCGATGGCGTGCCACGTCCGCATCGCGAGCGAGAACGCGAAGTTCGGCCAGCCGGAGGTGAAGCTGGGCATCACCCCGGGCTACGGCGGCACGCAGCGGCTCCCGCGGATCGTGGGCCGCGGCAACGCGCTCCACCTGCTGCTGACCGGGGAGCAGATCGGCGCCGCGGAGGCCCTGCGCATCGGGCTGGTGAGCAGGGTGGTGCCGGCCGACCAGCTCCTCGCCGAGGCCGACCGGTTGATGCGCACCATCCTCGCCAACGGCCCGCTCGCCCTCCGCTTGACCATGGAGGCGGTGGACCGCGGCCTCGACGTCACGCTGGAGGAAGGCCTCCGGCTCGAGGCCGACGCGTTCGGCCTCGTGGCCGCCACCGACGACATGAAAGAGGGCCTCACCGCGTTCCTGGAAAAGAGGCCGGCCAAATTCCAAGGCAAGTAG
- the recF gene encoding DNA replication and repair protein RecF (All proteins in this family for which functions are known are DNA-binding proteins that assist the filamentation of RecA onto DNA for the initiation of recombination or recombinational repair.), which produces MARVGRLSVRAFRNLADADLELPAAGLVLVGPNGHGKTSLLEALLYLEVFRSFRGARDLELVRFGEAGFRVEAETDGGGVAAGFDARTREKRVTVGGGPAARLSDAIGAVRGVVLSPSDVELATGGARVRRGFIDLLLALVVPGYVAALAEYRRALRHRCRATADDVADWEALLARSGAKVAAARRVWAERWAPRYREYCAEIGETLEARMCHASRGTGDETELAGALERARAGDLMRGTTSVGPHRDDLRLLLGGRELGVYGSAGQWRTAALALRLVAADTLAVRGDGDAADGNAATRAPAGAGGGAPVICLDDAFAELDAERSARLGRLVEGLAARGSQVFATVPRDGEMPGAVRGLPRWKIRDGRIEAA; this is translated from the coding sequence ATAGCACGGGTCGGCCGGCTCTCGGTGCGCGCGTTCCGCAACCTGGCCGACGCCGATCTCGAGCTGCCCGCCGCCGGCCTGGTCCTGGTGGGGCCGAACGGGCACGGCAAGACGAGCCTCCTGGAGGCGCTGCTGTACCTCGAGGTGTTCCGGTCGTTCCGGGGCGCGCGCGACCTGGAGCTGGTCCGGTTCGGCGAGGCCGGCTTCCGCGTGGAGGCCGAGACGGACGGTGGGGGCGTCGCCGCCGGATTCGACGCCCGGACGAGGGAGAAGCGGGTCACCGTCGGCGGCGGGCCGGCGGCGCGGCTGTCGGACGCGATCGGCGCGGTGCGCGGAGTGGTCCTGAGCCCGTCGGACGTGGAGCTCGCCACCGGCGGGGCGCGGGTGCGGCGGGGGTTCATCGACCTGCTGCTGGCGCTGGTGGTGCCGGGGTACGTGGCGGCGCTGGCGGAGTACCGGCGCGCGCTGCGGCACCGCTGCCGCGCCACCGCGGACGACGTCGCGGACTGGGAGGCGCTGCTGGCACGATCGGGAGCGAAGGTGGCGGCGGCCCGGCGGGTCTGGGCCGAGCGGTGGGCGCCGCGGTACCGCGAGTATTGCGCCGAGATCGGCGAGACGCTCGAGGCCCGGATGTGCCACGCGTCGCGCGGGACGGGGGACGAGACCGAGCTGGCCGGGGCGCTCGAGCGCGCGCGCGCGGGCGACCTGATGCGGGGGACGACCTCGGTGGGCCCGCATCGCGACGACCTCCGGCTGCTGCTCGGCGGGCGCGAGCTGGGGGTGTACGGATCGGCGGGCCAGTGGCGCACGGCGGCCCTCGCCCTCCGGCTCGTCGCGGCGGACACGCTGGCCGTGCGCGGCGACGGTGATGCGGCCGACGGGAACGCGGCGACGCGCGCGCCGGCCGGGGCGGGAGGCGGCGCGCCGGTGATCTGCCTGGACGACGCGTTCGCGGAGCTGGACGCCGAGCGCAGCGCCCGGCTGGGCCGGCTGGTGGAAGGGCTCGCGGCGCGCGGCAGCCAGGTTTTCGCCACCGTGCCGCGCGACGGCGAGATGCCGGGGGCGGTGCGCGGGCTCCCCCGGTGGAAGATCCGCGACGGGCGCATCGAGGCGGCATGA
- a CDS encoding DUF721 domain-containing protein, with protein sequence MTERRRSRPTRVGDILTGVLKSAGLADRLGQAAVVAAWSDLVGEKIAGAAVPESVAADGTLFVRVKSSAWRQELSLMTPEVLSLINADRSTGRIKRIRWLLGGESREPPGRYAPRPRGKR encoded by the coding sequence GTGACGGAACGGCGCAGGTCACGTCCCACCCGGGTCGGGGACATCCTCACCGGCGTGCTCAAGTCGGCGGGGCTGGCCGACCGCCTGGGCCAGGCGGCGGTGGTGGCCGCGTGGTCCGATCTCGTGGGTGAGAAGATCGCGGGCGCGGCGGTGCCGGAGTCGGTGGCGGCCGACGGCACGCTGTTCGTGCGGGTGAAGTCGAGCGCCTGGAGGCAGGAGCTGTCGCTGATGACGCCCGAGGTGCTCTCCCTGATCAACGCCGACCGGTCCACCGGCCGGATCAAGCGCATCCGCTGGCTCCTGGGCGGCGAGAGCCGCGAGCCGCCGGGCCGCTACGCCCCGCGCCCGAGGGGCAAGCGATGA
- a CDS encoding CHAD domain-containing protein: MKAALTAARALTVREAASRIVARQVRELLRWEKPVRRSGEAEAVHQMRVQVRRLRAALALFGSVVRPPRRAGRPRLRWLARALGRVRDLDVVTELLEDRHLPHLEGVEAARLEDLLAALKERRWRAQQKLTASLERGRYARLERALRDFARRPRFVARGGEEAMAARHLTDVIHREARRVSARPGMTERRPAAEDLHALRIGIKRLRYVLEFHAETCGIAFDEERRLTRLLQDCLGEIHDHDLLLAWLAGEQEEPAPPVEARLFAGAWRVLPERLAADRARLERRFLRLRRQWRARTEPAGAVVPLEAPRFVRLEAAPVQLRLAPSQKTVASLRIVR, encoded by the coding sequence ATGAAGGCGGCCCTGACGGCCGCGCGCGCGCTGACCGTGCGCGAGGCGGCGAGCCGGATCGTGGCACGCCAGGTGCGCGAGCTGCTGCGCTGGGAGAAGCCGGTCCGGCGCAGCGGCGAGGCCGAGGCGGTGCACCAGATGCGGGTGCAGGTGCGGCGCCTGCGGGCCGCGCTGGCCCTGTTCGGGTCGGTGGTGCGGCCCCCGCGGCGCGCCGGCCGCCCGCGGCTGCGCTGGCTGGCGCGGGCCCTCGGGCGGGTGCGCGACCTCGACGTGGTGACGGAGCTGCTCGAGGACCGGCACCTGCCGCACCTCGAGGGGGTGGAGGCGGCGCGGCTCGAGGACCTGCTCGCGGCCCTGAAGGAGCGGCGCTGGCGCGCGCAGCAGAAGCTGACGGCGAGCCTGGAGCGCGGGCGCTACGCCAGGCTCGAGCGGGCGCTGCGCGACTTCGCGCGCCGGCCCCGCTTCGTGGCCCGCGGCGGCGAGGAGGCGATGGCGGCGCGGCACCTCACCGACGTGATCCACCGCGAGGCGCGACGCGTGTCGGCGCGCCCGGGGATGACCGAGCGCCGTCCCGCCGCGGAGGACCTGCACGCCCTGCGCATCGGCATCAAGCGGCTCCGTTACGTGCTGGAGTTCCACGCCGAGACGTGCGGGATCGCGTTCGACGAGGAGCGGCGCCTGACCCGGCTGCTGCAGGATTGCCTGGGCGAGATCCACGACCACGACCTGCTGCTCGCGTGGCTGGCGGGCGAGCAGGAGGAGCCGGCTCCGCCGGTCGAGGCGCGGCTGTTCGCGGGCGCGTGGCGGGTGCTGCCGGAGCGGCTGGCCGCCGACCGGGCCAGGCTGGAGCGGCGCTTCCTGCGGCTGCGGCGGCAGTGGCGCGCGCGCACCGAGCCCGCGGGCGCGGTCGTGCCGCTCGAGGCGCCACGGTTCGTGCGGCTGGAGGCGGCGCCCGTGCAGTTGAGGCTGGCGCCGTCGCAGAAGACCGTGGCCTCGCTCAGGATCGTGCGGTGA
- the gyrB gene encoding DNA topoisomerase (ATP-hydrolyzing) subunit B, with the protein MTKDQAAKAYDAEQIQVLKGLEAVRRRPAMYIGSTSSRGLHHLVYEVVDNSVDEALAGFCDRIEVIIHPDDSVTVKDNGRGIPVDMHPTEKIPGVELALTVLHAGGKFDRNTYKVSGGLHGVGISVVNALSERLEVCVDRSGQRHHMAFARGETVKKLNLREKVKGTGTIVRFKPDATIFTETRFDYNILASRLRELAFLNKGLTITFQDERPGQERQETFFYKGGLVEFVQWLNQSKKPLHPKPIAIETVREGVDVQLALQYDDGYTENTLTFVNNINTHEGGTHLTGFKSALTRTINEYAKKSGALKKADFTLSGDDVREGLTAVLSVKVREPQFEGQTKTKLGNSEVEGIVKSVVNDLLGNFLDEHPPVARAIVEKAASAALAREAARKARDLVRKKSGLEGGILPGKLADCSLSDPAMCEIYLVEGDSAGGSAKQGRDRQFQAILPLRGKILNVQKARIDKILSNEEIRTIITAIGTGVSEDFTLDEARYHKIIIMTDADVDGAHIRTLLLTFFYKEMKQLIDAGYVYIAQPPLFRVARGKEEYYAFDEAERDEFVRRLSNGQAPGASSEDAEAASEEAEDGKPAKKRNIMIQRYKGLGEMNPGQLWKTTMDPATRTILKVEMEDAFEASQLFEVLMGDEVEPRRKFIEENAKFVRNLDV; encoded by the coding sequence ATGACTAAGGATCAAGCCGCCAAAGCCTACGATGCGGAACAGATCCAGGTCCTCAAGGGCCTCGAGGCCGTCCGCCGCCGCCCCGCCATGTACATCGGCTCCACCAGCTCGCGGGGCCTCCACCACCTGGTCTACGAGGTGGTGGACAACTCGGTGGACGAGGCGCTGGCGGGCTTCTGCGACCGCATCGAGGTCATCATCCACCCGGACGACAGCGTCACCGTCAAGGACAACGGCCGCGGGATCCCGGTGGACATGCATCCCACCGAGAAGATCCCCGGCGTCGAGCTGGCGCTCACGGTGCTGCACGCCGGCGGCAAGTTCGACCGCAACACCTACAAGGTGTCGGGCGGTCTGCACGGCGTCGGCATCTCGGTGGTGAACGCGCTGAGCGAGCGGCTCGAAGTGTGCGTGGACCGCAGCGGCCAGCGGCACCACATGGCCTTCGCCCGCGGCGAGACGGTGAAGAAGCTGAACCTGCGCGAGAAGGTGAAGGGCACCGGCACCATCGTCCGCTTCAAGCCGGACGCCACGATCTTCACCGAGACGCGGTTCGACTACAACATCCTGGCCAGCCGGCTCCGCGAGCTGGCGTTTCTGAACAAGGGCCTGACCATCACCTTCCAGGACGAGCGGCCCGGCCAGGAGCGGCAGGAGACGTTCTTCTACAAGGGCGGGCTGGTCGAGTTCGTGCAGTGGCTGAACCAGAGCAAGAAGCCGCTGCACCCCAAGCCGATCGCGATCGAGACCGTGCGCGAGGGCGTGGACGTGCAGCTGGCGCTGCAGTACGACGACGGCTACACCGAGAACACGCTGACCTTCGTCAACAACATCAACACCCACGAGGGCGGGACGCACCTCACCGGCTTCAAGAGCGCGCTCACCCGCACCATCAACGAGTACGCCAAGAAGAGCGGCGCGCTGAAGAAGGCGGACTTCACGCTCTCCGGCGACGACGTGCGCGAGGGCCTCACGGCGGTGCTGTCGGTGAAGGTCCGGGAGCCGCAGTTCGAGGGCCAGACCAAGACCAAGCTCGGCAACAGCGAGGTCGAGGGGATCGTGAAGAGCGTGGTGAACGATCTGCTCGGCAACTTCCTCGACGAGCACCCGCCGGTGGCGCGGGCCATCGTCGAGAAGGCGGCCTCGGCGGCGCTGGCGCGCGAGGCCGCGCGCAAGGCCCGCGACCTGGTGCGCAAGAAGAGCGGGCTCGAGGGCGGCATCCTGCCGGGCAAGCTGGCCGACTGCTCCCTCAGCGATCCGGCGATGTGCGAGATCTACCTGGTCGAGGGCGACAGCGCCGGCGGCTCGGCCAAGCAGGGCCGGGACCGCCAGTTCCAGGCGATCCTGCCGCTGCGCGGCAAGATCCTCAACGTGCAGAAGGCGCGGATCGACAAGATCCTCAGCAACGAGGAGATCCGCACCATCATCACCGCGATCGGGACGGGCGTGTCCGAGGACTTCACCCTCGACGAGGCGCGCTACCACAAGATCATCATCATGACCGACGCCGACGTGGACGGCGCCCACATCCGCACGCTGCTGCTGACCTTCTTCTACAAGGAGATGAAGCAGCTCATCGACGCGGGCTACGTGTACATCGCGCAGCCGCCGCTGTTCCGGGTGGCCCGCGGCAAGGAGGAGTACTACGCCTTCGACGAGGCGGAGCGTGACGAGTTCGTGCGTCGCCTGTCCAATGGACAGGCTCCAGGTGCGAGCTCCGAGGACGCCGAAGCCGCGAGTGAGGAAGCAGAGGATGGGAAGCCGGCGAAGAAGCGCAACATCATGATCCAGCGTTACAAGGGCCTCGGCGAAATGAACCCCGGGCAGCTGTGGAAGACGACGATGGACCCGGCGACGCGCACCATCCTCAAGGTCGAGATGGAGGACGCGTTCGAGGCGAGCCAGCTGTTCGAAGTGCTGATGGGCGACGAGGTGGAGCCGCGCCGCAAGTTCATCGAGGAGAACGCGAAGTTCGTGCGGAACCTGGACGTGTAG
- a CDS encoding serine/threonine-protein kinase, with amino-acid sequence MTAGVSAEFLALQQVLAGRYSIERELGRGGMGIVLLARDVALDRLVAIKLLPPHLAASVEARDRFLREARTAAGLSHPNIVPIHAVEQSGDLVFFVMGYVDGETLRERVDRSGPLAPRLAMKVMQEVAWALGYAHQRGVIHRDIKPDNIMIERATDRALVTDFGIAVRGRAGESGTGEVVGTARYMSPEQALGETVDARSDLYSLAATIFYALTGRPPFEGANLPAIVTKQVSVPAPRVMTLRPEVPTRLGDLIDRCLQKDPAARVQTGDEVARIAGEARGRDLRAPPLVRSFLRNAQISTMVVLASGIGGTTLSTGPNGSSFSFGGIIGTVLLVQLVIVARRLLRGGYAFEDIRTALLAEAQVQREEADEMHSGKWIRRLNNVWHRIWAGKVGRGFFKLAGIGLRKSERRAIASADPTELVLGRSVLAAWEALPATEREAVKDVPAVVERLEREAEVLRAQGRSGERLAETVAALENVRLALLKLRAGAGTVGELTLWLERARDIGEYVDQRIEAEREVKGLLDG; translated from the coding sequence ATGACCGCCGGCGTCAGCGCGGAGTTCCTCGCCCTTCAGCAGGTCCTGGCCGGCCGCTATTCCATCGAGCGCGAGCTGGGGCGGGGCGGGATGGGGATCGTCCTCCTCGCGCGCGACGTCGCCCTCGACCGCCTGGTCGCGATCAAGCTCCTGCCGCCGCACCTCGCGGCGAGCGTCGAAGCGCGGGACCGGTTCCTGCGCGAGGCGCGCACCGCGGCGGGGCTGTCCCATCCCAACATCGTCCCCATCCACGCGGTCGAGCAATCGGGCGACCTGGTGTTCTTCGTGATGGGGTACGTGGACGGGGAGACGCTGCGGGAGCGCGTGGATCGGTCCGGGCCGCTCGCGCCGCGGCTCGCGATGAAGGTGATGCAGGAGGTGGCTTGGGCGCTGGGCTACGCGCACCAGCGCGGGGTGATCCACCGCGACATCAAGCCCGACAACATCATGATCGAGCGTGCCACCGACCGGGCGCTCGTCACCGACTTCGGCATCGCGGTGCGCGGCCGCGCCGGCGAGAGCGGGACCGGCGAGGTCGTGGGCACCGCGCGCTACATGAGCCCGGAGCAGGCCCTGGGGGAGACGGTGGACGCGCGGAGCGATCTCTACTCGCTCGCGGCGACCATCTTCTACGCGCTCACGGGCCGGCCGCCGTTCGAGGGTGCCAACCTGCCGGCGATCGTCACCAAGCAGGTTTCGGTGCCCGCGCCGCGAGTGATGACGCTCCGCCCCGAAGTTCCGACCAGGCTCGGCGACCTCATCGACCGGTGCCTGCAGAAGGACCCGGCGGCGCGGGTCCAGACCGGGGACGAGGTCGCGCGGATCGCCGGCGAGGCCCGGGGGCGCGATCTCCGGGCGCCGCCGCTGGTGCGCTCGTTCCTGAGGAACGCCCAGATCTCCACGATGGTGGTGCTGGCGTCGGGCATCGGGGGCACGACGCTGAGCACCGGTCCCAACGGGTCCTCGTTCTCCTTCGGTGGCATCATCGGCACGGTCCTGCTCGTCCAGCTGGTGATCGTCGCCCGGCGGCTGTTGCGGGGAGGCTACGCGTTCGAGGACATCCGGACGGCGCTCCTGGCCGAGGCGCAGGTGCAGCGCGAGGAAGCGGACGAGATGCATTCGGGGAAGTGGATCCGGCGCCTGAACAACGTGTGGCACCGCATCTGGGCGGGGAAGGTGGGCCGCGGCTTCTTCAAGCTCGCCGGCATCGGCCTCAGGAAGTCGGAGCGGCGCGCCATCGCCTCGGCCGACCCGACCGAGCTGGTGCTGGGCCGCTCGGTGCTCGCGGCCTGGGAGGCGTTGCCGGCAACCGAGCGCGAGGCCGTGAAGGACGTGCCGGCGGTGGTCGAGCGGCTGGAGCGGGAGGCGGAGGTGCTGCGCGCGCAGGGCCGGTCGGGGGAGCGGCTGGCCGAGACGGTGGCGGCGCTCGAGAACGTCCGGCTCGCGCTGCTGAAGCTGCGCGCGGGTGCCGGCACGGTGGGCGAGCTGACGCTGTGGCTGGAGCGCGCGCGCGACATCGGCGAGTACGTGGATCAGCGCATCGAGGCGGAGCGGGAGGTGAAGGGGCTGCTGGACGGGTGA
- a CDS encoding cupin domain-containing protein, translating to MRTIRLAAVAAAVLVLGLAAFQLAAGPTPAVKWGPAPPFFPAGARFAVVQGDPSGSGVYTVRLEMPAGYVIKPHWHPTDEYITVLSGRFLVGMGDSVDTKQAMALGQDGFATAPAQAHHFAVAARKTVVQVHGMGPFAITYVRPTDDPRGTTASQ from the coding sequence ATGCGTACCATTCGCCTGGCCGCGGTTGCCGCGGCGGTACTCGTCCTGGGTCTCGCGGCGTTCCAGCTCGCCGCCGGCCCCACCCCGGCCGTGAAGTGGGGCCCCGCGCCGCCGTTCTTCCCCGCCGGCGCGCGGTTCGCCGTCGTGCAGGGCGACCCGTCGGGGTCGGGCGTGTACACCGTGCGGCTCGAGATGCCGGCCGGCTACGTGATCAAGCCGCACTGGCATCCCACCGACGAGTACATCACCGTGCTCTCGGGCCGCTTCCTCGTCGGGATGGGCGACTCAGTTGATACGAAGCAGGCCATGGCGCTGGGGCAGGACGGCTTCGCCACCGCGCCGGCGCAGGCGCACCACTTCGCGGTCGCGGCGCGGAAGACGGTGGTGCAGGTGCACGGCATGGGACCGTTCGCCATCACCTACGTGCGACCCACCGACGACCCGCGGGGCACGACGGCGTCGCAGTAG
- a CDS encoding LuxR C-terminal-related transcriptional regulator has product MAAASKRLNGASRKELPSTSRHRSGRGAGEVHPLGDEEGGWDKSGRQGQDHHCRAATGRATLLRRLGAERAAGQGEALLRELEQREPPRPGPGALTRRQLEILRLVAQGASNAEIARRLSLSEHTVKRDAASLLTRLGLKTRAAAAAQAAKLGLL; this is encoded by the coding sequence ATCGCGGCGGCGTCGAAGCGACTCAATGGGGCTTCCAGGAAGGAGTTACCCAGTACGTCTCGCCATCGGAGCGGGCGCGGGGCAGGAGAGGTCCATCCCCTAGGCGACGAAGAAGGCGGCTGGGACAAATCAGGGCGTCAGGGCCAAGACCACCACTGCCGCGCCGCCACCGGGCGGGCGACGCTCCTGCGCCGCCTCGGCGCGGAGCGCGCGGCCGGGCAGGGCGAGGCGCTACTCCGGGAGCTCGAGCAGCGCGAGCCGCCGCGCCCCGGGCCCGGGGCGCTCACCCGGCGCCAGCTGGAGATCCTGCGGCTCGTGGCCCAGGGCGCAAGCAACGCCGAGATCGCGCGCCGCCTGTCCTTGAGCGAGCACACCGTCAAGCGGGACGCGGCGAGCCTGCTCACCCGGCTTGGCCTCAAGACCCGCGCGGCGGCGGCCGCCCAGGCGGCGAAGCTCGGCCTGCTCTAG